From the genome of Amycolatopsis sp. NBC_01488, one region includes:
- a CDS encoding PP2C family protein-serine/threonine phosphatase: MHPGLARIRRDLRTACGDAGVPAGDRARLVLAATVLAEPAVEAGQEILVETTTAERRLAVTLRLAAPVGQARRNSLPLLPDAGDDATLTWHLATGPAPHPAPADDDAATREEMLALIARADALTQEQRELKHELAETNSGVLAMYVELEERDEQLRRAHAIIFRELEDALRPPPPAVPGLELAVQYSPTDPDSPTGGDLYDWFVLPDGHLHVTLVDAVGHGVTSTRHALTVTHAIRTLALEGHPFADLVARAADTLAAIEPGLMATVLLARIDPVTGNMALANGSHPPPMLVTTTGDTRLLHSPVIGRGVGFPDPGTPLLVHHTLGPGDTVVLYTDGLVESRRDLDEGQARLLAHAAAHARHPIAALPAELVTRMHDVVLHADDTVVLALRRASAKTDGTDPS, from the coding sequence ATGCATCCCGGACTCGCGCGGATCCGCCGGGACCTCCGCACCGCCTGCGGCGACGCCGGGGTGCCGGCCGGTGACCGCGCCCGCCTGGTCCTCGCCGCGACCGTGCTCGCCGAACCGGCCGTCGAGGCCGGTCAGGAGATCCTCGTCGAGACCACCACGGCGGAGCGCCGGCTGGCCGTCACCTTGCGTCTCGCGGCGCCGGTCGGGCAGGCCCGGCGCAACAGCCTGCCGTTGCTGCCCGACGCCGGGGACGACGCGACCCTCACCTGGCACCTCGCCACGGGTCCTGCCCCGCACCCCGCACCGGCCGACGACGACGCGGCCACCCGCGAGGAGATGCTCGCGCTGATCGCCCGCGCCGACGCCCTCACCCAGGAACAGCGGGAGCTCAAACACGAACTCGCCGAAACCAACAGCGGCGTCCTCGCGATGTACGTCGAGCTCGAAGAACGGGACGAACAGCTCCGCCGCGCGCACGCGATCATCTTCCGCGAGCTGGAAGACGCGCTGCGCCCGCCGCCGCCGGCGGTGCCGGGGTTGGAGCTGGCGGTGCAGTATTCCCCGACCGACCCGGATTCCCCGACCGGCGGCGACCTCTACGACTGGTTCGTCCTGCCCGACGGCCACCTGCACGTGACGCTGGTCGACGCGGTCGGCCACGGCGTCACCTCGACCCGGCACGCCCTCACCGTCACCCACGCCATCCGCACCCTCGCGCTGGAAGGCCACCCGTTCGCCGACCTCGTCGCCCGCGCCGCCGACACCCTCGCCGCGATCGAACCGGGCTTGATGGCCACCGTGCTGCTGGCCCGCATCGACCCCGTGACCGGAAACATGGCCCTGGCCAACGGAAGTCACCCGCCGCCGATGCTGGTCACCACGACCGGGGACACCCGGCTGCTGCATTCGCCGGTCATCGGCCGCGGCGTCGGTTTCCCCGACCCCGGCACTCCCCTGCTCGTCCACCACACGCTGGGCCCCGGCGACACCGTGGTGCTCTACACCGACGGCCTCGTCGAAAGCCGCCGCGACCTCGACGAAGGCCAAGCACGGCTCCTCGCCCACGCCGCCGCGCACGCCCGGCACCCGATCGCCGCGCTGCCGGCCGAGCTGGTGACCCGGATGCACGACGTCGTCCTGCACGCCGACGACACCGTCGTGCTCGCCCTCCGCCGAGCGTCCGCGAAGACCGACGGCACGGACCCGAGCTGA